From the Salmo trutta chromosome 2, fSalTru1.1, whole genome shotgun sequence genome, one window contains:
- the oplah gene encoding 5-oxoprolinase has translation MTETEGKFDFAIDRGGTFTDVFARLPDGRERVLKLLSHDPQNYKDAPTEGIRRVLEEETGQAFPREQPVETSLIGWIRMGTTVATNALLERQGERIALLVTKGFKDLLHIGTQARPKLFDLEVAVPDVLYEEVIEVDERVVLRQDGCQLPRKEPKRIVTGSTGDSLEVWRELDMQRVEDDLRGVLSRGIHSLAVLLLHSYTWSAHEKAVGSLARRLGFTQVSLSSEVMPMVRAVPRGYTVCADAYLTPKIRQYLKGFTSGFRGGLEGTSVLFMQSDGGLTPMEQFCGSRAVLSGPAGGVVGYAITSYSQIENKPVIGFDMGGTSTDVSRYAGHYEHVFEATTAGVTLQAPQLDINTVAAGGGSRLFFRSGMFVVGPESAGAHPGPSCYRKGGPLTVTDANLALGRLLPSFFPRIFGPGEDEPLSSEETMEHFQQLTREINHFLSTNQSQSSANGSAHSNNSRVMSGKSEMSMEEVAMGFIRVANEAMCRPIRALTQAKGHDTSQHVLACFGGAGGQHACAIAQALGMKTVFIHKYSGVLSAYGLALADVVEEVQEPCSLQYNPRSFSELDHRVEQLTQRCTETLRDRCFSSSQITTEVFLHLRYEKTDCALMVTATGYPGNSRSCKSGDFRSAFTKRYLQEFGFTIPDRPIMVDDIRVRGSGKSGIKSVTNTKMGSGILKATMITKCYFEDGYLDTSVYLWEELPCDHNIPGPAIIIDKNSTILVEPSCVAHLTEGGDVCIAVGSDPHCLLGIELNTVQLSIFSHRFMSIAEQMGRVLQRTSISTNIKERLDFSCAVFGPDGGLVSNAPHIPVHLGAMQETVQYQIKSIGSTIKEGDVILSNHPCAGGSHLPDLTVITPVFRRGVSGPVFFVASRGHHADIGGITPGSMPPHSTSLQQEGAVFTSFKLVTAGVFQEEAVTEALMAPAQYPDCSGTRNLHDNLSDLRAQVAANQRGSTLVGELIDSYGLAVVQAYMGYIQTNAELAVRDMLKEFARCQRQQTGSLEVEAEDFMDDGTPIRLRVQINKNEGSAVFDFTGTGTEVWGNCNAPRAITFSALIYCLRCMVGQDIPLNQGCLTPIKVIIPSGSILQPSQNAAVVGGNVLTSQRVVDVIFRAFEVCAASQGCMNNVTFGNEGSGYYETVAGGAGAGPGWTGRSGVHSHMTNTRITDPEILEKRYPVVLEHFSLRPGSGGAGEYRGGDGVIRKLLFRNKVVLSVLTERRSTRPYGLHGGGCGASGLNQLHRADGRVLNLGAKTTVSLEPGDMFCLYTPGGGGYGEDKQTAGDGRLLKKRRRLNDNFSERGSVFEYRMAQEGV, from the exons ATGACAGAGACTGAAGGGAAGTTTGACTTTGCCATCGACCGCGGTGGCACTTTCACCGACGTCTTTGCCCGATTACCTGACGGCCGGGAGAGGGTCCTGAAACTGCTGTCCCACGACCCCCAGAACTACAAAGACGCTCCAACTGAGGGGATCCGCAGGGTTCTGGAGGAG GAGACTGGGCAGGCCTTTCCCAGGGAACAGCCTGTGGAGACATCCCTGATTGGCTGGATCAGGATGGGCACCACAGTGGCGACCAATGCCCTGCTGGAGAGGCAAGGAGAGCGGATTGCCCTCCTGGTCACAAAGGGGTTCAAGGATCTGCTGCATATTGGCACCCAGGCCCGGCCAAAGCTCTTCGATTTG gaggTGGCTGTTCCAGACGTGCTCTATGAAGAGGTCATTGAGGTTGATGAGAGGGTTGTACTTAGACAAGATGGCTGCCAGCTACCCAGGAAAGAACCCAAGCGTATTGTTACAG GCAGTACAGGGGACTCCCTGGAGGTGTGGCGTGAGCTGGACATGCAGCGTGTGGAGGATGATCTGCGAGGAGTCCTGTCCCGGGGGATCCACAGCCTGGCTGTTCTGCTGCTACACTCCTACAC GTGGTCTGCCCATGAGAAGGCTGTTGGGTCATTGGCGCGCAGGCTGGGTTTCACCCAGGTGTCCCTGTCCAGTGAGGTCATGCCCATGGTGAGGGCAGTGCCACGCGGGTACACCGTATGCGCCGATGCCTACCTCACACCTAAAATCCGCCAGTACTTGAAAGGCTTCACCTCTGGCTTCAGAGGTGGACTGGAG GGTACGAGCGTTCTCTTCATGCAGTCTGATGGAGGTCTCACCCCCATGGAGCAGTTCTGTGGGTCCCGGGCAGTGCTCTCTGGGCCCGCGGGGGGTGTGGTGGGCTACGCCATCACCTCCTACAGCCAGATAGAGAACAAGCCCGTCATTGGGTTCGACATGGGGG GCACGTCTACAGATGTGAGTCGCTACGCGGGTCACTATGAGCACGTGTTTGAGGCCACCACGGCCGGCGTCACCCTGCAGGCCCCACAGCTAGACATCAACACCGTAGCAGCAGGCGGTGGCTCCCGCCTCTTCTTCAG GTCAGGGATGTTTGTTGTGGGGCCAGAGTCGGCTGGTGCCCATCCAGGACCCTCCTGCTACAGAAAGG GTGGTCCTCTGACGGTGACGGATGCCAACCTGGCTCTGGGccgcctgctcccctccttcttccCCAGGATCTTTGGTCCGGGAGAGGACGAGCCTCTGTCCAGCGAGGAAACCATGGAGCACTTCCAACAGCTCACCCGCGAGATCAACCACTTCCTCTCCACCAACCAATCCCAGAGCAGCGCCAACGGAAGCGCCCATTCAAACAACAGCAGGGTCATGAGCGGCAAATCAGAGATGAGCATGGAGGAGGTTGCTATGGGTTTTATCAGAGTGGCCAACGAGGCCATGTGTCGTCCAATCAGAGCACTGACACAG gCTAAGGGACATGACACCTCTCAGCATGTGTTGGCATGTTTCGGTGGAGCAGGCGGGCAACACGCTTGTGCCATCGCACAAGCTTTAGGTATGAAGACCGTCTTCATTCACAA GTACAGTGGTGTGTTGTCGGCCTACGGCCTGGCGCTGGCTGACGTGGTGGAGGAGGTCCAAGAGCCGTGCTCTCTGCAGTACAACCCTCGCTCCTTCTCTGAGCTGGACCACAGGGTGGAGCAGCTGACCCAGCGCTGTACAGAGACCCTGAGAGACCGCTGCTTCAGCAG ctctcagATAACCACTGAGGTTTTCCTCCACCTGCGCTACGAGAAAACAGACTGTGCTCTCATGGTGACAGCCACAGGTTACCCCGGCAACTCTCGGTCTTGTAAGTCAGGGGACTTCCGTAGTGCCTTCACTAAGCG ctACCTGCAGGAGTTTGGCTTCACCATCCCAGACCGGCCAATCATGGTAGATGACATCAGAGTCAGGGGCTCTGGGAAGTCCGGAATCAAATCTGTGACCAACACCAAGATGGGATCTGGAATTCTCAAAGCCACTATG ATAACCAAGTGTTACTTTGAGGACGGTTACCTGGATACCAGTGTTTACCTGTGGGAGGAGTTGCCATGTGACCACAATATCCCCGGTCCAGCCATCATCATAGACAAGAACAG CACCATCCTGGTGGAGCCCAGCTGTGTGGCCCATCTGACAGAAGGGGGTGATGTGTGCATCGCCGTGGGCTCCGACCCCCACTGCCTCTTGGGAATTGAACTCAACACTGTGCagctctccatcttctcccatcGTTTCATGAGCATCGCAG AACAGATGGGCAGAGTGCTCCAGAGAACCTCCATCTCCACCAACATCAAGGAGCGTCTGGACTTCTCCTGCGCTGTGTTTGGTCCTGACGGAGGCCTGGTGTCCAACGCACCACACATCCCTGTTCACCTGGGAGCCATGCAGGAGACAGTCCAATACCAG ATCAAATCCATAGGGAGCACCATTAAAGAGGGTGATGTGATTCTGAGTAACCATCCATGTGCAGGAGgcagtcacctccctgacctcaCTGTCATCACTCCG gTGTTCAGGAGAGGCGTGAGTGGGCCAGTGTTCTTTGTGGCCAGTAGGGGGCACCATGCAGACATCGGGGGGATTACCCCGGGCTCCATGCCCCCCCACTCCACCTCCCTGCAGCAGGAGGGTGCTGTCTTCACCTCCTTCAAACTGGTCACTGCTGGAGTATTccaggaggagg CTGTAACTGAAGCCCTCATGGCTCCGGCTCAGTACCCAGACTGCTCTGGGACTCGCAATCTCCATGACAACCTATCAGACCTGCGAGCTCAGGTGGCAGCCAATCAGCGAGGGAGCACGCTGGTGGGGGAGTTGATTGACAGCTATGGGCTGGCTGTGGTGCAGGCCTACATGGGGTACATCCAG ACTAATGCAGAGCTGGCGGTGAGAGACATGTTGAAAGAGTTTGCCCGTTGCCAGCGGCAACAGACGGGCTCCCTGGAGGTGGAGGCAGAGGACTTCATGGACGATGGAACACCAATCAGATTGCGGGTCCAGATTAATAAGAACGAG GGCAGTGCAGTGTTTGACTTCACAGGGACGGGGACAGAGGTGTGGGGGAACTGCAACGCCCCTCGTGCCATCACCTTCTCTGCCCTCATCTACTGCCTGCGCTGCATGGTGGGCCAAGACATCCCCCTCAACCAG GGCTGTCTCACTCCAATCAAGGTCATCATTCCCAGCGGCTCCATTCTCCAGCCTTCCCAGAATGCCGCTGTGGTGGGGGGGAATGTGCTGACGTCACAGCGGGTGGTTGATGTCATCTTCCGCGCCTTCGAGGTCTGCGCTGCCTCACAG GGCTGCATGAACAATGTGACTTTCGGCAACGAGGGGAGCGGTTACTACGAGACGGTTGCCGGGGGAGCAGGGGCGGGTCCAGGCTGGACTGGGCGGAGCGGTGTCCACAGTCACATGACTAACACACGCATCACCGACCCAGAGATTCTGGAGAAGAG GTACCCTGTGGTTCTGGAGCACTTCTCCCTGCGGCCCGGCTCGGGGGGTGCAGGGGAGTACCGTGGGGGCGATGGGGTGATCCGGAAGCTCCTGTTCAGGAATAAGGTGGTCCTGTCAGTTCTGACAGAGAGGCGCTCCACCCGACCCTATGGTCTCCATG gGGGTGGCTGTGGGGCATCAGGCTTGAACCAGCTCCACAGAGCAGATGGAAGGGTTCTCAACCTGGGGGCCAAGACCACTGTGAGCCTGGAGCCTGGG